Proteins encoded by one window of Mycolicibacterium sp. ND9-15:
- a CDS encoding alpha/beta fold hydrolase, with the protein MMFWPSLLMTGDMWSAQAAHFGPDRRVILVDPPGHGGSEKLTAPFTFDQCAQCIVDILDALGVQRTHFVGNSWGGMIGGTFAATHPGRIGRAVLMNCTAQRAGLRQRVEFGLLLRTARLMGGIRPPVTRSVLKAFLGPTTLATRPDVVAFVRDTVQSADVRSAGWAVRSIVDRPDQRALFGRITTPVLVVAGREDATFPVPETLAMAAAIPGGEAVVLDGVAHLAGLEDPDLVSEVIEGFVFRG; encoded by the coding sequence ATGATGTTCTGGCCGAGCCTGCTGATGACCGGTGACATGTGGTCCGCGCAGGCGGCACATTTCGGGCCCGACCGGCGCGTCATCCTGGTCGACCCGCCGGGGCACGGCGGCAGCGAAAAGCTCACGGCGCCGTTCACTTTCGACCAGTGCGCGCAGTGCATCGTCGACATCCTCGACGCTCTGGGCGTGCAGCGCACCCACTTCGTCGGAAACTCGTGGGGCGGGATGATCGGTGGCACGTTCGCCGCGACGCATCCCGGGCGGATCGGGCGCGCCGTGCTGATGAACTGCACGGCACAGCGGGCGGGGCTCCGCCAGCGCGTCGAATTCGGCCTGCTGCTGCGAACGGCTCGGCTGATGGGTGGGATCCGGCCGCCGGTGACCCGCTCGGTGCTCAAGGCGTTCCTGGGCCCTACCACGTTGGCCACGCGACCCGACGTCGTGGCCTTCGTGCGCGACACCGTGCAGTCCGCCGATGTGCGATCCGCCGGGTGGGCGGTGCGAAGCATCGTGGACCGGCCGGACCAACGCGCGTTGTTCGGCCGGATCACGACGCCGGTACTGGTGGTCGCGGGCAGGGAGGACGCGACCTTTCCGGTGCCGGAAACACTCGCGATGGCCGCGGCCATCCCGGGCGGCGAGGCCGTGGTGCTCGACGGTGTCGCGCACCTGGCCGGGCTCGAGGATCCGGACCTGGTCAGCGAGGTCATCGAGGGCTTCGTGTTTCGCGGGTAG
- a CDS encoding Rv0361 family membrane protein, with amino-acid sequence MTNPGPEPDPTPDDRPTVAPFLIALTIFVLVVIVIGLVNLFEDEELPADQQVARAAVGQNDALQRQDYADFRGYTCSAHAGTESEVLAAQRDSVVMQGERFVDDVTDVAIDGDRATAKVTYHFDKAPDDKKSVELTFVRDGDGWKVCSTGLG; translated from the coding sequence GTGACGAACCCCGGGCCCGAACCCGATCCCACCCCCGACGACCGACCGACCGTGGCGCCCTTTCTGATCGCGCTCACAATCTTTGTGCTCGTGGTGATCGTAATCGGGTTGGTGAACCTGTTCGAGGACGAGGAACTGCCCGCCGACCAGCAGGTGGCCCGCGCCGCGGTTGGGCAGAACGACGCGCTGCAACGACAGGACTACGCCGACTTCCGCGGCTACACCTGTTCCGCACATGCGGGCACCGAGTCCGAAGTGCTTGCGGCTCAGCGCGATTCGGTCGTCATGCAAGGCGAGCGGTTCGTCGATGATGTCACCGACGTCGCGATCGACGGCGACCGCGCCACCGCGAAGGTGACCTACCACTTCGACAAGGCGCCCGACGACAAGAAGTCCGTCGAGTTGACGTTCGTCCGCGACGGCGACGGCTGGAAGGTCTGTTCCACCGGCCTCGGATAG
- a CDS encoding MBL fold metallo-hydrolase, whose product MAAALSAVTDTVHFAFTDLVNWTLVTDGAGVMLIDAGFPGDRDDVLASLGRLGFGLDDLRAILLTHAHIDHFGSAIWFAKTHGTPVYCHGAEVGHAKREYLEQASPVDIAKHIWRPSYLTWSAAITRKGAMLGDGIPTAQPLTDDIATELPGKPMAIPTPGHTSGHCSFLVDGVLVSGDALVTGHPLSTRGGPQLLPGLFNHDQDGCVRSLGALGLLDTEVLLPGHGPLWRGSIREAAEAAARP is encoded by the coding sequence ATGGCAGCAGCCTTGAGCGCCGTCACCGACACCGTCCATTTCGCGTTCACCGACCTCGTCAACTGGACGCTGGTGACCGACGGCGCCGGCGTGATGCTGATCGACGCGGGCTTCCCCGGCGACCGCGACGACGTGCTCGCGTCGCTGGGCCGGCTCGGCTTCGGCCTCGACGATCTGCGCGCGATCCTGTTGACGCACGCGCACATCGACCATTTCGGTTCGGCGATCTGGTTCGCGAAAACGCATGGCACGCCGGTCTATTGCCATGGCGCAGAGGTGGGCCACGCCAAGCGGGAGTATCTCGAGCAAGCCTCCCCGGTCGACATCGCCAAGCACATCTGGCGGCCGAGCTACCTCACGTGGTCGGCGGCGATCACCCGTAAGGGCGCCATGCTGGGCGACGGCATCCCCACGGCGCAGCCCCTGACCGACGACATCGCGACGGAGCTGCCCGGCAAACCGATGGCGATCCCGACGCCGGGACACACCAGCGGGCACTGCTCGTTTCTGGTCGACGGTGTGCTGGTGAGCGGCGACGCGTTGGTCACCGGGCACCCGCTGTCCACGCGCGGCGGACCGCAGCTGCTGCCCGGTCTGTTCAACCACGACCAGGACGGCTGCGTACGCAGCCTGGGGGCGCTGGGCCTGCTGGACACCGAGGTGCTGCTGCCGGGGCACGGCCCGCTATGGCGCGGTTCCATTCGGGAAGCGGCAGAGGCCGCCGCGCGCCCGTGA
- a CDS encoding rhodanese-like domain-containing protein translates to MSYAGDITPEEAWELLTGTSEAVLVDVRTDAEWRFVGVPDLSSLQRDVVFIEWNRTDGTRNESFVEELGRAGVTPGDRPVVFLCRSGNRSISAAEAATEAGIAPSYNVLDGFEGNPDENHHRGRTGWKAVGLPWKQS, encoded by the coding sequence GTGAGTTATGCCGGAGACATCACGCCCGAGGAGGCCTGGGAGCTGCTGACCGGCACTTCCGAGGCCGTGCTGGTAGACGTCCGCACCGACGCCGAGTGGCGCTTCGTCGGCGTACCCGACCTGTCCTCGCTGCAGCGCGATGTCGTGTTCATCGAGTGGAACCGCACCGACGGGACGCGCAACGAGTCGTTCGTCGAGGAGCTCGGGAGGGCCGGCGTCACTCCCGGCGATAGGCCCGTGGTGTTCCTGTGTCGCTCCGGCAACCGGTCGATCAGCGCCGCCGAAGCCGCCACCGAGGCCGGGATCGCGCCGTCGTACAACGTGCTCGACGGCTTCGAGGGCAACCCCGACGAGAACCACCACCGCGGGCGTACCGGCTGGAAGGCAGTCGGCCTGCCATGGAAACAGTCATGA
- a CDS encoding SDR family oxidoreductase translates to MDNIRGRTIAITGAARGIGYATAKALLARGARVVIGDRDVALQESAVAQLGNLGPASGYPLDVTDRDSFATFFDKARTDGGGRVDVLVNNAGVMPIGPFVEESEQSIRSTLEVNLYGVITGCQLVLPEMIARRSGHIVNVASLSGLIPVPGQVVYVGAKFGVVGLTAALADEVAPHNVDVSVVMPPFTNTELISGTKSSGAIKPVEPEDIAAAIVKTLDKPKTHVSVPTPLRFTAQAAQMLGPRGRRWLNNKLGLDRVFLDFDAGARKQYEDRARTAQGVVEGRVED, encoded by the coding sequence ATGGACAACATCAGGGGCAGGACCATCGCGATCACCGGTGCCGCCCGGGGCATCGGCTATGCGACCGCGAAGGCGCTGCTGGCGCGCGGCGCCCGCGTGGTGATCGGCGACCGCGACGTGGCGCTGCAGGAATCGGCCGTCGCCCAGTTGGGCAACCTGGGGCCCGCGTCGGGCTATCCGCTCGACGTCACCGACCGGGACTCGTTCGCGACGTTCTTCGACAAGGCCCGTACCGACGGCGGCGGGCGGGTCGACGTGCTGGTCAACAATGCGGGTGTGATGCCGATCGGGCCGTTCGTCGAGGAATCCGAACAGTCGATCCGGTCCACGCTCGAGGTCAACCTGTACGGCGTGATCACCGGCTGCCAACTGGTGCTGCCGGAGATGATCGCGCGGCGCAGCGGGCACATCGTCAACGTCGCCTCGCTCTCAGGGCTGATCCCGGTGCCGGGACAGGTCGTGTACGTGGGCGCGAAGTTCGGCGTGGTGGGCCTGACCGCGGCCCTGGCCGACGAGGTCGCGCCGCACAACGTCGACGTGTCGGTGGTCATGCCGCCGTTCACCAACACCGAGCTGATCTCGGGCACCAAGAGCAGCGGGGCGATCAAACCGGTGGAGCCCGAGGATATCGCCGCGGCGATCGTCAAGACGCTGGACAAGCCGAAAACCCATGTCTCAGTGCCGACTCCGCTCCGCTTCACCGCCCAGGCCGCGCAGATGCTCGGCCCGCGCGGACGTCGTTGGCTCAACAACAAGCTGGGCCTGGACCGGGTGTTCCTCGACTTCGATGCCGGCGCGCGCAAGCAGTACGAGGATCGCGCCCGGACGGCGCAGGGTGTGGTCGAAGGACGCGTCGAGGACTGA
- a CDS encoding ferredoxin — protein MRVQADRDVCIQAGNCVMSAGAVFDQDDDGIVVVLVDEVPDDELDHVEEAVKLCPSQALRLVD, from the coding sequence GTGAGAGTGCAAGCCGACCGCGACGTCTGCATCCAGGCCGGCAACTGCGTGATGTCGGCCGGCGCCGTTTTCGACCAGGACGACGACGGGATCGTCGTCGTGCTCGTCGATGAGGTGCCCGACGACGAACTCGACCACGTCGAAGAGGCCGTGAAGCTCTGTCCGTCACAGGCTTTGCGGCTCGTCGACTAG
- a CDS encoding MarR family winged helix-turn-helix transcriptional regulator — translation MSEDRDALEATIAADVRAMNAESDEIGRLFASRHDVAANDFRALLYVMVAETEEAPLTAGELRRRMGMSAAAITYLVERMLASGHFRRESDPRDRRKVILRVAEHGMGVARGFFTPLGERMHAALARLSDAELAASHRTFSALIDAMREFRGELDQSALSAPGPSGRLDRR, via the coding sequence GTGTCAGAAGACCGCGACGCACTGGAGGCGACGATCGCCGCGGATGTGCGGGCGATGAACGCGGAATCAGACGAGATCGGCAGGTTGTTCGCGAGCCGACACGACGTCGCGGCCAACGACTTTCGCGCTCTGCTGTATGTGATGGTCGCCGAGACCGAGGAGGCGCCGTTGACGGCGGGGGAGCTGCGCAGGCGGATGGGGATGTCGGCCGCGGCCATCACCTATCTCGTCGAGCGGATGCTCGCCTCCGGCCACTTTCGGCGGGAGTCCGATCCGCGCGACCGCCGCAAGGTGATCCTGCGGGTCGCCGAGCATGGAATGGGCGTCGCGCGAGGGTTTTTCACCCCGCTGGGTGAACGCATGCACGCCGCGTTGGCCCGGCTGTCCGACGCGGAGTTGGCGGCTTCGCACCGTACGTTCAGCGCGCTCATCGACGCCATGCGCGAGTTCCGCGGCGAGCTCGACCAGTCCGCTCTCTCGGCGCCCGGACCGTCTGGCAGGCTGGACAGGCGATGA
- a CDS encoding O-succinylhomoserine sulfhydrylase, with protein sequence MSSGPENTVPSVRTHAALPEGVSQATIGVRGGLLRSAFEETAEGLFLSSGYVYASAAEAEKAFTGDIDRYVYSRYGNPTISMFEERLRLIEGAPACFATATGMAAVFTSLGALLAAGDRLVAARSLFGSCFVVCNEILPRWGVETVFVDGDDLSQWEEALSVPTQAVFFETPSNPMQQLVDIAAVSELAHAAGAKVVLDNVFATPILQQGFPLGADVVVYSGTKHIDGQGRVLGGAILGGKQYIDESVQKLMRHTGPALSPFNAWILLKGLETLAVRVNYQNESAQRIAEFLENHPAVSLVRYPFLESHPQYDLAKRQMSGGGTVVTFELSSAGNPAAAKERAFEVLDKLRIIDISNNLGDAKSLITHPATTTHRAMGPEGRAEIGLGDGVVRISVGLEGTDDLLDDLDQALG encoded by the coding sequence ATGAGTTCTGGCCCGGAGAACACCGTTCCGTCCGTCCGCACCCACGCCGCACTTCCCGAGGGCGTCAGCCAGGCCACCATCGGCGTGCGCGGGGGGTTGCTGCGGTCGGCATTCGAGGAGACCGCCGAGGGCCTGTTCCTCTCCTCGGGCTACGTCTATGCGTCGGCAGCCGAAGCGGAGAAGGCCTTCACCGGCGATATCGACCGCTACGTGTACTCGCGCTACGGCAACCCGACGATCTCGATGTTCGAGGAGCGGCTGCGGCTGATCGAGGGTGCTCCTGCCTGTTTCGCGACCGCGACGGGGATGGCGGCCGTGTTCACGTCATTGGGTGCGCTGCTGGCGGCCGGCGACCGACTGGTCGCCGCGCGCAGCCTGTTCGGGTCCTGCTTCGTGGTGTGCAACGAAATCCTGCCCCGCTGGGGTGTGGAGACCGTCTTCGTCGACGGCGACGACCTCTCGCAGTGGGAAGAGGCGCTGTCGGTGCCCACCCAGGCGGTATTCTTCGAGACCCCGTCCAACCCGATGCAGCAGCTGGTCGACATTGCCGCGGTTTCCGAGCTCGCGCATGCGGCCGGCGCAAAAGTGGTGCTGGACAACGTGTTCGCGACACCGATTCTGCAGCAGGGCTTCCCGCTGGGTGCCGACGTCGTCGTGTACTCGGGCACCAAGCACATCGACGGGCAGGGCCGTGTGCTCGGCGGTGCGATCCTGGGCGGCAAGCAGTACATCGACGAGTCGGTGCAGAAACTGATGCGCCACACCGGGCCCGCGCTGAGCCCGTTCAACGCCTGGATCCTGCTGAAAGGTCTGGAGACGCTGGCGGTTCGAGTGAACTACCAGAACGAGTCGGCGCAGCGGATCGCCGAGTTCCTGGAGAACCATCCTGCGGTGAGCCTTGTGCGCTATCCGTTCCTCGAGTCGCATCCACAGTACGACCTGGCCAAGCGTCAGATGTCCGGTGGCGGAACCGTTGTCACGTTCGAGCTTTCGAGCGCCGGCAATCCGGCCGCGGCGAAGGAACGCGCGTTCGAGGTACTCGACAAGCTGCGTATCATCGACATCTCGAACAACCTGGGTGACGCCAAGTCCCTGATCACCCACCCCGCGACCACCACCCACCGCGCGATGGGCCCGGAGGGCCGCGCAGAGATCGGGCTCGGCGATGGCGTGGTGCGGATCTCGGTGGGGCTGGAGGGAACCGACGACCTGCTCGACGACCTCGACCAGGCGCTCGGCTAG
- a CDS encoding PaaI family thioesterase, whose translation MTDPHLEDPDYDKHGGFPNYQRAEPGPGFGRFLAAMRRAQDLAVSADPDGDTWERAADQAEALVALLDPFRAAEGAGPANRVPSLPGAGSLLMPPYRDVNLNPDGVELKVQFSRYHVGGNSAVHGGVLPLLFDSVFGMVIHAVGRPISRTGFLHVDYRKVTPIDTELTARGWLREAEGRKAFVNAELRDPGDSLLAEANGLMIQLLPGQP comes from the coding sequence ATGACGGATCCGCACCTCGAAGACCCTGACTACGACAAGCACGGCGGGTTCCCGAACTATCAACGGGCCGAACCCGGTCCTGGGTTCGGCCGGTTCCTGGCGGCGATGCGCCGCGCACAGGACCTGGCGGTGTCGGCCGATCCGGACGGCGACACCTGGGAGCGGGCCGCCGACCAAGCCGAAGCCCTGGTGGCGCTGCTCGACCCGTTCCGGGCGGCCGAGGGCGCCGGCCCGGCCAACCGGGTGCCGTCGCTGCCCGGCGCGGGCAGCCTGCTGATGCCGCCGTACCGCGACGTGAATTTGAACCCGGACGGGGTGGAGCTGAAGGTGCAGTTCAGCCGCTACCACGTCGGGGGCAACTCCGCAGTGCACGGCGGGGTGCTGCCGCTGCTGTTCGACTCGGTGTTCGGCATGGTGATCCACGCCGTCGGCCGGCCGATCAGCCGTACCGGTTTTCTGCACGTCGACTACCGCAAGGTCACCCCGATCGATACCGAGTTGACGGCCCGCGGCTGGCTGCGGGAGGCCGAGGGGCGCAAGGCGTTCGTCAACGCCGAGTTGCGAGATCCCGGCGACAGCCTGCTCGCCGAGGCGAACGGGTTGATGATCCAGTTGCTCCCCGGGCAGCCGTAG
- a CDS encoding GNAT family N-acetyltransferase, with protein sequence MTMSALDDLRFVPVGQDDPLAEPLLAELAAEYAERYGGSTERVLCWLRGYPAEEFAPPGGGLLIGLRAGRPVTGGAFRRFDPDTAELKRIWTDSGHRQRGYARALLSELEAEIAARGYTRIYLTTGDRQPEAEALYAATGYTRLAEPLPAEGEVYPIAFAKVLRRDSSSVAGCYRL encoded by the coding sequence ATGACCATGTCCGCCCTCGACGACCTGCGTTTCGTGCCGGTCGGCCAGGACGATCCACTGGCCGAGCCGCTACTCGCCGAGTTGGCGGCCGAATATGCCGAGCGCTACGGCGGTAGCACCGAGCGCGTCTTGTGCTGGTTGCGGGGCTATCCGGCCGAGGAGTTCGCCCCGCCCGGCGGCGGGCTGCTGATCGGCTTGCGGGCCGGACGACCCGTCACCGGCGGCGCGTTCCGCCGGTTCGACCCCGACACCGCCGAACTCAAACGCATCTGGACCGACAGCGGCCACCGGCAGCGCGGCTACGCCAGGGCGCTGCTGAGCGAACTCGAGGCCGAGATCGCCGCGCGCGGATACACCCGGATCTACCTGACGACCGGCGATCGGCAGCCGGAGGCCGAGGCGCTGTATGCGGCCACCGGCTACACGCGCCTGGCCGAACCGCTGCCCGCCGAGGGCGAGGTCTATCCGATCGCGTTCGCGAAGGTGTTGCGACGTGATTCGTCCAGCGTCGCCGGTTGTTACCGGCTATAG
- the purT gene encoding formate-dependent phosphoribosylglycinamide formyltransferase: MSDTPDNDTPVDPDDPVTDPEPVAGTTGTCSVMLLGSGELSRELALAFQRLGTEVIAVDRYADAPAHGVADRPIVAKMNDAEALTALIEKENPRYVVAEAGLIAADALIAVAEGGAIEVFPTPRSTRLSLDREGLRRLASDELGLPTAPFWFAGSTEELAAVAQHAGFPLVVKPVASAPGEGESVLVRPADVAPAWQRAVAAGRIPHNRVMVESVVEVDFEVTLLTIRTVGPTGPAVHFCEPIGHRARKEQNGLGQADGDALESWQPQALAPAALDAAKSIAARIVNSLGGRGVFGVELLVRGDEVYFDNVRPRPHDSGLVTLRSQRLSEFELHARAILGLPVDTIMISPAAAEVVYAGAEAKPAAGQDLQAVLAEALAVAESDVALFSRPDETEPRRRLAVALATAPDPIVARDRARRVTVALRRLW, encoded by the coding sequence ATGAGTGACACCCCTGACAACGACACCCCGGTCGATCCCGATGACCCGGTGACCGATCCCGAACCTGTCGCGGGGACGACCGGGACGTGCTCGGTGATGCTGTTGGGCTCGGGCGAACTGAGCAGGGAGTTGGCGCTGGCGTTCCAACGGCTGGGTACCGAGGTCATCGCGGTCGACCGCTACGCCGACGCCCCGGCTCACGGAGTTGCCGACCGCCCGATCGTCGCCAAGATGAACGACGCGGAGGCGCTGACCGCGCTGATCGAGAAGGAGAACCCGCGTTACGTGGTGGCCGAGGCGGGCCTGATCGCGGCCGACGCGCTGATCGCCGTCGCCGAGGGCGGCGCCATCGAGGTGTTCCCGACCCCGCGCAGCACGCGGCTGTCGCTGGACCGGGAAGGCCTGCGCAGGTTGGCCTCCGACGAGCTGGGGCTGCCCACCGCCCCGTTCTGGTTCGCGGGATCGACGGAGGAATTGGCTGCGGTCGCCCAGCACGCCGGGTTTCCGCTGGTGGTCAAACCGGTCGCCTCGGCGCCCGGCGAAGGCGAGTCGGTGCTGGTGCGCCCCGCGGACGTCGCGCCCGCGTGGCAGCGGGCGGTCGCCGCGGGCCGCATCCCGCACAACCGCGTGATGGTCGAGTCGGTGGTCGAGGTCGACTTCGAGGTCACCCTGCTGACGATCCGCACCGTCGGGCCGACGGGACCGGCGGTGCACTTCTGTGAGCCGATCGGACACCGCGCACGCAAGGAGCAAAACGGGCTTGGCCAAGCCGACGGCGACGCGCTCGAGTCGTGGCAGCCGCAGGCGTTGGCGCCCGCCGCACTGGACGCGGCGAAGTCGATCGCCGCTCGCATCGTGAACTCGCTGGGCGGGCGTGGCGTGTTCGGCGTCGAGCTGTTGGTGCGTGGCGACGAGGTCTACTTCGACAACGTGCGCCCGCGACCGCACGACAGCGGACTGGTCACGTTGCGTTCGCAGCGGCTCTCGGAGTTCGAGTTGCACGCCCGGGCGATCCTGGGGCTGCCCGTCGACACGATCATGATCTCGCCCGCCGCGGCTGAGGTCGTCTACGCCGGGGCGGAGGCGAAACCGGCGGCCGGCCAGGACCTGCAGGCCGTGCTCGCCGAGGCGCTCGCCGTCGCCGAGAGCGACGTCGCGCTGTTCAGCCGCCCCGACGAGACCGAGCCCCGGCGGCGGCTCGCGGTGGCGCTGGCGACGGCACCCGATCCGATCGTCGCCCGTGACCGCGCCCGACGCGTCACCGTGGCGCTGCGCAGGCTCTGGTAG
- a CDS encoding MMPL family transporter — MSRRISWVLAVLVVLLSGALMGLIGSDDSSARSPVLVSDSAESARVDALRSQFPDGERVPAIVVITRIDGTPLSPADVDAVNRKWPAAQVSTDGAAALAVVPLNAELTGFELNEEVKKVRADAAEGLPADLRSEVTGGPAFGADIANSFSGANFTLLAVTAAVVALLLIITYRSPVLWLVPLAVIGFADRVAAVLGTAVAQAVGMSPDGSTSGITSVLVFGAGTNYALLLISRYREELGRTENHRDALDTAVRRAGPAVIASNATVVLALLTLVFASSPSVRSLGVQAAAGLIVAAVFVLLVLPPLLGLFGKRLFWPFIPKVGDRALTDSGVWHGIAEAVARRPGRVAAVALAGLALLCTGLAATPLGLSQTEQFRVQAESVSGYERLADHFPSGLTDPTRVIAATDRAADVQRAITETPGVVSAHPAGQTPTGLTQWSVVLEAAPASDEAFGTIDRLRHSVRDVDPGALVGGSDATARDAGAAASRDRMVVVPAILLVVLAVLYVLLRAALAPLVLVAVTVLSSLAALGLGGWASVHLFDFPALDNTTPLFAFLFLVALGVDYTIFLVTRAREETPEHGTRDGIVRAVSATGAVITSAGIVLAAVFCVLGVLPLIVLTQIGIIVGLGILLDTFIVRTVIIPALFTLIGPRIWWPALRGEDYRSGGGAAHGRHRAGQVADPS, encoded by the coding sequence ATGTCGCGCCGCATCTCCTGGGTACTGGCGGTGCTCGTCGTCCTGCTCTCCGGTGCGCTGATGGGGCTCATCGGCAGCGACGACTCGAGCGCGCGGTCACCGGTGCTCGTGTCCGACTCCGCCGAATCGGCGCGCGTCGACGCGCTGCGGAGCCAGTTCCCCGACGGCGAACGCGTCCCCGCGATCGTCGTGATCACCCGCATCGACGGAACGCCGCTCAGCCCTGCCGACGTCGACGCCGTCAACCGGAAGTGGCCGGCGGCCCAGGTGTCCACCGACGGCGCGGCCGCCCTGGCGGTGGTGCCGCTGAACGCCGAACTCACCGGGTTCGAACTCAACGAAGAGGTCAAGAAGGTACGCGCAGATGCCGCCGAGGGTCTGCCCGCCGATCTGCGCAGCGAGGTCACCGGCGGCCCGGCGTTCGGCGCCGATATCGCGAACTCGTTCTCGGGGGCCAACTTCACGCTGCTCGCCGTCACCGCGGCGGTGGTGGCGCTGCTGTTGATCATCACCTACCGCTCCCCCGTGCTGTGGCTGGTGCCGCTGGCGGTGATCGGCTTCGCCGACAGGGTCGCCGCGGTGCTCGGCACGGCGGTCGCCCAGGCGGTCGGCATGAGCCCGGACGGTTCGACGTCGGGCATCACCAGTGTCTTGGTCTTCGGCGCGGGCACCAACTACGCGCTGCTGCTCATATCGCGGTACCGGGAAGAGTTGGGCCGCACCGAGAACCATCGCGACGCACTGGACACCGCGGTGCGCCGCGCCGGTCCGGCGGTAATCGCCAGCAATGCCACCGTGGTGCTGGCGCTGCTCACGCTGGTGTTCGCGTCGTCACCGAGCGTGCGTAGCCTCGGCGTGCAGGCGGCGGCGGGACTGATCGTGGCGGCGGTGTTCGTGCTGCTGGTGTTGCCGCCGCTGCTCGGCCTGTTCGGCAAGCGGTTGTTCTGGCCGTTCATCCCGAAGGTCGGGGACCGGGCGCTGACCGACAGCGGCGTCTGGCACGGCATCGCCGAGGCGGTGGCCCGCAGGCCTGGTCGCGTCGCAGCGGTGGCGCTCGCCGGTCTGGCGCTGCTGTGCACCGGGTTGGCGGCCACCCCGCTCGGGCTGTCACAGACCGAACAATTCCGGGTGCAGGCGGAGTCGGTCAGCGGATACGAACGGCTCGCCGACCACTTCCCGAGCGGCCTGACCGACCCCACGCGTGTCATCGCGGCCACGGACCGCGCCGCCGACGTGCAGCGCGCGATCACCGAGACACCCGGGGTGGTGTCGGCCCACCCCGCGGGCCAGACCCCGACCGGTCTGACGCAGTGGTCGGTGGTGCTCGAGGCCGCACCCGCTTCGGATGAGGCGTTCGGAACCATTGACAGACTGCGTCATTCGGTACGCGACGTCGATCCGGGGGCACTGGTCGGCGGCTCCGATGCGACCGCGCGCGATGCCGGCGCGGCGGCGTCGCGGGATCGGATGGTGGTGGTTCCGGCAATCCTGCTCGTGGTTCTCGCGGTGCTCTACGTGTTACTGCGCGCCGCGCTCGCGCCGTTGGTTCTGGTGGCGGTGACGGTGTTGAGCTCACTGGCCGCGCTGGGTCTCGGCGGGTGGGCCAGCGTGCATCTGTTCGACTTTCCCGCGCTGGACAACACCACGCCGCTGTTCGCGTTCCTGTTCCTGGTCGCGCTCGGCGTGGACTACACGATCTTCCTGGTCACCCGCGCCCGTGAGGAGACCCCCGAACACGGCACCCGCGACGGGATCGTGCGCGCCGTGTCCGCGACCGGGGCGGTGATCACCAGCGCGGGCATCGTGCTCGCCGCGGTGTTCTGCGTACTCGGCGTGCTGCCGCTGATCGTGCTGACCCAGATCGGCATCATCGTCGGCCTCGGCATCCTGCTCGACACGTTCATCGTGCGCACCGTGATCATCCCCGCCCTGTTCACGCTCATCGGGCCGCGCATCTGGTGGCCCGCGCTGCGGGGCGAGGACTACCGTTCAGGCGGTGGAGCAGCACACGGTAGGCACCGCGCTGGGCAGGTTGCGGATCCAAGTTAG